A region of uncultured Carboxylicivirga sp. DNA encodes the following proteins:
- the glmM gene encoding phosphoglucosamine mutase yields MTLIKSISGIRGTIGGKTGEGLSPLDVVKFTSAYGQWAKLRHPGKKLKVVVGRDARISGEMVKNLVIGSLQGLGIDVVNIGLATTPTTEIAVTEEKANGGIILTASHNPKQWNALKLLNEKGEFLSANDGAEVLKIAEEESFVFADVDELGQVEEKDSYNDFHIQHVLNLEMVDVEAIKNANFTVAIDCVNSVGGIVLPGLLKSLGVSEVIELYTEPSGQFPHNPEPLPEHLTDISNMIKEKKADVGFVVDPDVDRLAIINEDGSMFGEEYTLVAVADYLLAHKTGNTVSNLSSTRALADVTRAYGGEYTAAAVGEVNVVTTMKETNALIGGEGNGGVIYPESHYGRDALVGIGLFLTHLAKAGISCSALRAKYPEYCISKNKIELTAGIDVDKILEQIKDKYSNEQINDADGLKIDFAEKWVQLRKSNTEPIIRIYAEAKTMEDANELAQSIISDIKSII; encoded by the coding sequence ATGACTTTAATTAAATCTATTTCAGGTATCAGGGGAACAATCGGAGGAAAAACCGGAGAAGGCCTTTCTCCATTGGACGTTGTTAAGTTTACTTCGGCTTACGGACAATGGGCTAAGCTTCGTCATCCTGGCAAGAAACTCAAGGTTGTTGTTGGCCGTGATGCCCGCATCTCAGGAGAGATGGTAAAAAACCTTGTGATCGGCAGTTTGCAAGGCTTGGGTATTGATGTAGTAAATATCGGATTGGCGACCACACCAACCACCGAGATTGCTGTTACTGAAGAAAAAGCCAACGGAGGTATCATCCTTACTGCCAGTCATAACCCAAAACAATGGAATGCTTTAAAGCTTTTAAATGAGAAGGGTGAGTTTTTAAGTGCCAATGATGGAGCAGAGGTGCTTAAAATTGCTGAAGAAGAAAGTTTTGTATTTGCCGATGTAGATGAATTAGGACAAGTAGAAGAAAAAGATTCATATAATGATTTTCATATTCAGCATGTATTGAATCTGGAGATGGTTGATGTTGAGGCTATTAAAAATGCCAATTTTACTGTAGCAATTGATTGTGTAAATAGTGTAGGTGGAATTGTTCTTCCTGGTTTACTTAAATCATTGGGTGTATCAGAAGTGATTGAGTTATATACTGAGCCTAGCGGACAATTTCCGCATAATCCTGAACCGCTGCCAGAACATTTGACAGATATCTCAAATATGATTAAAGAGAAAAAGGCAGATGTTGGCTTTGTTGTTGATCCGGATGTAGATCGTTTGGCAATCATTAATGAAGATGGTTCGATGTTTGGAGAAGAATATACGTTGGTTGCGGTGGCTGATTATCTTTTGGCTCATAAAACAGGTAATACCGTTTCAAACTTATCATCAACGCGTGCACTGGCTGATGTTACACGGGCTTATGGAGGTGAATATACTGCAGCTGCCGTTGGAGAAGTAAATGTTGTTACCACCATGAAAGAAACAAATGCGTTAATTGGTGGTGAAGGCAATGGAGGTGTTATCTATCCCGAAAGTCATTATGGTAGAGATGCGCTGGTTGGTATTGGTTTGTTTCTTACTCATCTTGCTAAAGCCGGAATCAGTTGCTCTGCTTTACGCGCTAAATATCCTGAGTATTGTATCTCTAAAAACAAGATTGAATTAACCGCTGGAATTGATGTTGATAAGATACTGGAACAAATCAAGGACAAATATTCAAATGAGCAAATCAATGATGCTGATGGATTGAAAATTGATTTTGCTGAAAAATGGGTTCAGTTAAGAAAAAGTAACACCGAACCAATTATTCGTATTTATGCTGAAGCAAAGACAATGGAAGATGCAAATGAGCTTGCTCAGAGTATTATCTCGGATATAAAGTCAATAATTTAA
- a CDS encoding DUF5686 family protein, whose translation MPTKASKYLTYFFLSILIAGFTKTTAQEINGVVVDAITRQSIPFVNVSYGDQKGTITDIDGKFKIAQIESNDNIRFSCLGYYPFQLKSNEIDPFLTIKLQPIQYELDEINVVPGENPAVAIMKNVIENSDQHNPSLYQPFSCILYHKMIVEYDMLEEIREEELPKLMNDLGLSKDSYLMLFESVSEKRHFKKGMDKERILSGRVSGMKNATLASLPAMLQPFSFYDQYLKILDSDYLNPASKPGLNNYYFQLLDTIVDSKGDSIYYISYNPKPTQNFRGLSGTFHIQQSDWAIKSVVAKTAGSNKGLSLYIKQNYQPNEDGFWFPHQLESSLEFKSIGSSQQLPYPLVGKGKSYVTAINTKPDFTARDFDNVVFEDATLAQTSPEVGLYRYEPLTARDSLTYHLLDSIGKRAHLDAIINLQLSMIKGYLPAGKFQLDLRRFFDYNDFEGFKIGLGIYTSPKISTKFSTGGYITYGFGDKEWKYGGSFFLTPFKRDENRFIIDYKDDVFATGELSFLDGVQKNSAEIFRGLLTETMDRTQEIKLGTEFRFLRYFKTGLYYKKASVTPKKSYRFLETDEVAPGFDFQEASVKLIWANRETFTNSALGFLSEGTNYPKVWINGTYGKWQQNGTFNYQKLEAQVEKTFNYPNAMYTNLRIQGGKLFGEYPSTVMYSSLGSYKRFTIFIPNSFATMRLNEFATEQFSAVYFSHGIPLALNTNQRIKPEIILTTNAAWGEAPNGISSMEKGYYESGFYIRNLLSNFIFRYGLSVHYRYGPYKLDKEIDNWAFKLGVEFAL comes from the coding sequence ATGCCTACCAAAGCTTCAAAATATCTGACATATTTCTTTCTCTCAATCCTCATAGCAGGTTTTACAAAAACCACCGCTCAGGAAATAAACGGGGTTGTAGTTGATGCCATAACCCGTCAATCGATACCTTTTGTAAATGTATCTTATGGAGATCAAAAAGGCACCATCACGGATATTGATGGCAAGTTTAAAATTGCCCAAATAGAATCAAATGACAACATTCGTTTTTCTTGTCTGGGTTATTACCCGTTTCAGCTAAAAAGTAATGAGATTGATCCCTTTCTAACCATAAAACTACAACCAATACAATACGAACTTGACGAAATTAATGTAGTTCCAGGTGAGAACCCTGCTGTTGCCATAATGAAAAATGTTATTGAAAACAGCGACCAACATAACCCTTCCTTATATCAACCCTTTAGTTGTATTCTCTATCATAAAATGATTGTTGAATATGATATGCTGGAAGAGATTAGAGAGGAAGAACTACCCAAACTAATGAATGATTTGGGATTAAGTAAAGACAGCTACCTGATGTTGTTTGAGTCGGTTTCGGAGAAAAGACATTTTAAGAAAGGAATGGATAAAGAACGGATTCTATCGGGGAGAGTCAGCGGCATGAAGAATGCTACACTTGCATCATTACCTGCAATGCTTCAACCATTCTCATTTTACGATCAATATCTGAAAATACTTGATAGCGACTATTTAAATCCAGCCTCGAAACCGGGTTTAAATAATTATTACTTTCAATTGCTCGACACTATTGTAGATAGCAAAGGAGATTCTATTTACTACATTTCGTACAACCCAAAACCCACTCAAAATTTCAGAGGACTATCCGGTACTTTTCATATACAACAGTCTGACTGGGCCATCAAAAGTGTAGTTGCCAAAACAGCAGGTTCCAACAAAGGTTTAAGTTTATACATCAAACAAAATTATCAACCAAACGAAGACGGATTCTGGTTTCCTCATCAGCTGGAAAGCAGTCTCGAATTTAAAAGCATTGGATCGTCTCAGCAACTTCCCTATCCTTTGGTTGGCAAAGGGAAAAGTTATGTAACAGCAATTAATACTAAACCTGATTTTACAGCCCGGGATTTTGATAATGTAGTTTTTGAAGATGCCACCCTGGCTCAAACATCACCCGAGGTCGGATTATACCGTTACGAGCCTCTTACAGCGCGTGATTCATTAACTTATCACTTGCTTGATAGCATAGGAAAAAGAGCGCACCTGGATGCCATTATTAATCTTCAGCTTTCAATGATTAAAGGTTATTTGCCCGCTGGTAAGTTTCAATTAGACCTACGACGTTTTTTCGATTACAATGATTTTGAAGGGTTCAAAATAGGTTTGGGTATTTATACGAGTCCAAAAATTTCAACAAAATTCTCAACTGGTGGATATATAACTTATGGCTTTGGAGATAAGGAATGGAAATACGGAGGATCTTTTTTTCTAACACCTTTTAAAAGAGATGAGAACCGATTTATTATCGATTACAAAGATGATGTATTTGCTACCGGAGAGCTAAGCTTTTTGGATGGTGTTCAAAAGAATTCGGCAGAGATATTCCGTGGCTTATTAACTGAAACCATGGATCGAACACAAGAAATTAAATTGGGTACTGAATTCCGCTTTCTGAGGTATTTTAAAACCGGATTGTATTATAAAAAAGCGTCAGTAACTCCGAAAAAAAGTTATCGTTTTTTAGAAACAGATGAAGTTGCTCCTGGATTTGATTTTCAGGAAGCCTCAGTGAAATTAATATGGGCAAATCGCGAAACATTTACCAACTCAGCACTTGGATTTCTTTCGGAAGGAACTAATTACCCAAAAGTATGGATAAACGGTACCTATGGAAAATGGCAGCAAAACGGTACTTTTAATTATCAGAAGCTGGAAGCACAGGTTGAAAAAACCTTTAACTACCCCAATGCCATGTATACAAATTTAAGAATACAGGGAGGTAAGTTATTTGGTGAATATCCATCAACTGTTATGTACAGTTCACTGGGATCGTATAAGAGATTTACCATTTTCATCCCTAACTCTTTTGCTACCATGCGACTGAATGAATTTGCAACAGAACAGTTCTCAGCTGTTTATTTCTCACATGGCATACCACTTGCATTAAATACCAACCAACGCATTAAACCAGAGATTATTCTTACCACAAATGCCGCCTGGGGTGAAGCACCCAATGGTATCAGTTCAATGGAAAAGGGCTATTATGAATCGGGATTCTATATACGAAACCTGCTTTCTAATTTTATTTTCCGATATGGGTTATCGGTTCATTACCGATATGGTCCGTATAAGCTGGATAAAGAAATTGACAACTGGGCTTTTAAACTGGGAGTGGAATTTGCTCTATAA
- a CDS encoding pseudouridine synthase, translating to MRNERNFKRKPARKFGEQEEKEERRHSAKKVVKKSQSEIANQPPKNNETDKPVPKDKIRLNRFVANAGICSRREADKLIAGGEITVNGKVITEMGVSVSMKDDVRYQGKKLNAEKKVYVLLNKPKDYVTTVEDKHAKHTVMELVQDAASVRIYPVGRLDRMTTGLLLLTNDGDLTKTLTHPKYNAKKIYHVFTDKPVFSSHLDQLAKGITLEDGPIHADAISFADKDDKTQVGIEIHSGRNRIVRRMFEHLGYKVVKLDRVYFAGLTKQNIPRGKWRYLTVKEVTRLKAGMLR from the coding sequence ATGCGTAACGAGCGTAATTTTAAGCGAAAGCCAGCGCGTAAATTTGGCGAACAGGAGGAGAAAGAAGAGCGTAGACATTCTGCCAAAAAGGTGGTTAAAAAAAGTCAATCTGAAATCGCTAATCAACCTCCTAAAAATAACGAAACAGACAAACCGGTTCCTAAAGATAAAATCCGGTTAAATCGTTTTGTGGCGAATGCCGGAATATGTAGTCGTCGTGAAGCAGATAAGTTAATTGCAGGTGGTGAAATTACTGTTAACGGCAAAGTGATTACTGAAATGGGCGTTAGCGTATCGATGAAAGATGACGTTCGTTATCAGGGCAAGAAGCTGAATGCTGAAAAGAAAGTTTATGTTCTTTTAAATAAGCCGAAAGATTACGTTACAACCGTTGAAGACAAGCATGCCAAACATACAGTAATGGAGTTGGTGCAAGATGCTGCATCTGTTCGAATTTATCCAGTTGGCCGACTGGACCGTATGACAACCGGACTTTTACTTTTGACCAACGATGGTGATTTAACCAAAACACTTACACATCCTAAGTACAATGCGAAAAAGATTTATCATGTATTTACTGATAAACCTGTTTTTTCCAGTCACCTCGACCAATTGGCAAAAGGTATAACTCTAGAAGATGGTCCTATACATGCAGATGCCATCAGCTTTGCTGATAAAGATGACAAAACACAGGTAGGAATCGAAATCCATTCGGGTCGTAACCGTATTGTTCGTCGTATGTTTGAGCATCTGGGATATAAAGTTGTGAAGCTCGACCGTGTTTACTTTGCCGGTTTAACAAAGCAAAATATACCCCGTGGCAAATGGCGTTACCTGACTGTTAAAGAAGTAACCCGATTGAAAGCCGGGATGTTAAGATAA
- a CDS encoding efflux RND transporter periplasmic adaptor subunit, protein MKLNKKTYFILSTLVLIFLAIFIFTPAKTDVSNYLSTPVIKGNFISQVYSTGQLQTENSELIVLPQEMNSRNIDLYEIKVTSIVEEGTEVDSGGYVATLDHAAVEELRTKAAEEYETAYNAYEDAKIDTNLNLSTLRDELLNAMVDLEEKKIVLDQSVYESPAVRRQAQLDVERTKRDLDQKESNYSLKQKQDEYKVFRAFEQVRKQQKRIDDIDKLFDQLEVKAPKPGLVIYSYDRFGKKIKAGATISRWRPQIAELPDLSSMISKTFINEIDISKIKIGQKVTIGIDAFPEKSFDGEVIKVANIGQVIPNGDAKVFEVTVKVEGYDKDLRPAMTTSNIINTADLEDVLYVPMEAVFSNDTLSYVFVEGRQVKKQIVALGAANENFVVLNEGVNEGEILLMNQPDKPDEMPFEGLEIYSRLKSMEKDSLTVN, encoded by the coding sequence ATGAAGTTGAATAAGAAAACCTACTTTATCCTTAGCACCCTTGTGTTAATTTTTTTGGCAATTTTTATTTTCACCCCTGCCAAAACAGATGTTTCAAATTACTTAAGTACACCGGTTATAAAAGGTAACTTTATTTCACAAGTATACTCAACCGGTCAACTCCAAACAGAAAACTCCGAATTAATTGTATTACCTCAGGAGATGAACAGTCGCAATATTGATCTTTATGAGATTAAGGTTACGAGCATTGTTGAGGAAGGAACAGAAGTTGATTCAGGAGGGTATGTTGCCACACTTGATCATGCTGCTGTTGAAGAATTGAGAACCAAAGCAGCAGAAGAGTATGAGACAGCTTATAATGCCTACGAAGATGCAAAGATTGATACGAATCTTAATTTAAGTACTCTTCGTGATGAATTATTAAATGCGATGGTTGATCTTGAAGAAAAGAAAATTGTTTTGGATCAGTCCGTTTATGAGTCTCCTGCAGTTCGCCGTCAGGCACAGTTGGATGTGGAGCGGACAAAACGCGATTTGGATCAGAAAGAAAGCAATTATTCACTGAAGCAAAAGCAAGATGAGTACAAAGTATTCAGAGCTTTTGAACAAGTTAGAAAGCAGCAAAAGCGTATTGATGACATTGATAAATTGTTTGATCAGCTTGAAGTAAAAGCTCCAAAACCAGGTTTGGTCATATATAGTTACGATCGGTTTGGGAAGAAAATTAAGGCTGGTGCAACCATCAGTCGCTGGCGTCCTCAAATTGCTGAATTACCTGATTTGAGCAGTATGATCTCCAAAACCTTTATTAATGAAATTGATATTTCGAAAATTAAGATTGGCCAGAAGGTGACAATCGGAATTGATGCCTTTCCAGAAAAGAGTTTTGATGGAGAGGTAATTAAAGTAGCCAACATAGGACAGGTTATACCTAATGGCGATGCAAAAGTTTTTGAGGTTACTGTAAAAGTGGAAGGTTACGATAAGGATTTACGTCCTGCAATGACAACCAGTAATATTATTAATACAGCTGATCTTGAGGATGTTTTATATGTTCCAATGGAAGCTGTATTTTCAAATGATACATTAAGTTATGTTTTTGTTGAAGGTCGTCAGGTAAAAAAACAAATAGTAGCCTTGGGAGCCGCCAATGAAAATTTTGTTGTATTAAACGAAGGTGTGAATGAAGGAGAGATCCTTCTGATGAATCAGCCTGATAAACCAGATGAGATGCCTTTTGAAGGATTAGAGATTTATTCTCGTTTGAAGTCGATGGAAAAAGATAGTCTGACTGTTAACTAA